The following are encoded together in the Pseudoalteromonas piscicida genome:
- a CDS encoding Hint domain-containing protein, translating into MMNITKSLVLLFTLLFALTLASKAEARVPIPIDRCELSGCGDGGPTTPSETNRFLDQKYVDQLRSRCNGTELSQEECRQYRDYARGNCINDTEYYYAKTKNFAPVCNQFDPSKLIAVCRCGCFEIGTKISARENGSNINSQINIENLFSNEQQFNVLAMADTATLSNVQFDLEQIADTTKGPEEKPLIVIKTASGIRLGLTEEHGVLLASGKMDVARNLHVGDQLVKEDGSIDIITSLEQGAENQDVYNLLTNSEDEQGHLVIANGLVMGDLYWQNILMSEMAKFEVRQ; encoded by the coding sequence ATGATGAATATTACAAAAAGTTTGGTTCTGTTATTTACATTATTATTTGCATTAACTCTAGCGAGCAAAGCGGAAGCTCGCGTACCAATTCCAATTGACCGATGTGAGTTATCAGGCTGTGGAGATGGTGGCCCTACAACACCATCCGAAACAAATCGGTTTTTGGACCAAAAATATGTAGATCAGTTAAGGTCGCGCTGTAACGGTACAGAATTGAGTCAAGAGGAGTGTAGACAGTATCGTGACTATGCGCGTGGTAACTGTATCAACGATACGGAATATTATTACGCGAAAACAAAGAACTTCGCTCCAGTGTGTAACCAATTCGATCCTTCTAAATTAATCGCTGTGTGTCGTTGTGGTTGTTTCGAAATAGGAACTAAAATTTCAGCTCGTGAAAATGGTTCAAACATTAATAGTCAAATCAACATTGAAAACTTGTTCAGCAATGAACAACAGTTCAATGTACTTGCAATGGCTGACACTGCCACCCTATCTAATGTGCAATTTGACCTAGAACAGATCGCAGATACTACGAAAGGACCTGAGGAAAAGCCTCTAATCGTAATCAAGACGGCATCTGGTATTCGTTTAGGTTTAACAGAAGAACATGGTGTATTGCTGGCTTCTGGCAAGATGGATGTTGCACGTAACCTACATGTTGGTGATCAGCTAGTAAAAGAAGATGGCTCAATTGATATTATTACCTCGCTTGAGCAAGGCGCAGAAAACCAAGATGTTTATAATTTACTGACAAACTCTGAAGACGAACAAGGCCACTTAGTCATTGCTAATGGTTTAGTCATGGGAGACCTTTACTGGCAAAACATTTTGATGAGTGAAATGGCAAAATTCGAAGTTAGACAGTGA